From a single Elusimicrobiales bacterium genomic region:
- a CDS encoding adenylate/guanylate cyclase domain-containing protein, producing MAVDKFRAPKPLVLALCALSALLGLFFVYDHWVYQKRTGGGSWVFKVLPAPAQYLDNVISDNATFFIGGIEPDKRISIAAIDDDTLGRLGFPFQRRYHARLIDRLSALGAKVIVFDVMFLEADKLNPEDDRQLLQSVGKAGNVALAGLMEKTATMQGEGMDAVTGETVRFRFPFGGLREAALLCAFPNTEAFVDRDGHLRRMMIFDNRAGYSAAPGSGYGYWQGKPIASLAAGAYSALTGTKLEDVQSLFPENIYRLNLAQVMLRKKSPGRPGAAEDAKQVKSLYPQISIVDILDGALSDGEKALIKDGAVFVASTSMGAYDHYSGPYGDKVPGVMFHANLLDNMLNKNWMRPAPAYVSFAAMIALLWASLVAFNLPLIWGAVFTVALAALWAVIYAVVFMGGGLLAMVMPETGIAAGFAAVTFYRVVVEGKEKRWIKGTFGQYLSPKVVEIIIKDPARLKLGGEKREMTIFFLDIAHFTSISEKMDPEALPVFLNRYLSAFTDIILENDGVVDKYIGDCIMAFWNAPLDLPQHQYYGCLSAVQCIKAIEELNKNLPPGLPETPAIRIGLNSGFVKVGNFGSSTRFSYTVIGDEVNLASRLEGANKFFSSRILVSEATYLPAKDRIVARELGRVRVVGKNAPIRVYEPLATAKEQTPDIVSLAEACNLGAEKFAAGNFGAAAKSYLDALAIAPHDAAAKRQMERALDYKKSGPPPDWDGVFNLTSK from the coding sequence AGAAACGGACGGGCGGCGGCAGCTGGGTGTTCAAAGTGCTGCCCGCTCCGGCGCAGTATCTGGACAACGTAATCTCCGACAACGCCACGTTTTTCATCGGCGGGATAGAGCCGGACAAGAGAATCTCCATCGCCGCCATTGATGACGACACCCTGGGCCGGCTGGGCTTTCCTTTCCAGCGGCGCTACCACGCGCGGCTGATAGACCGCCTGAGCGCGCTGGGCGCAAAGGTGATTGTTTTTGATGTGATGTTTCTGGAAGCCGACAAGCTAAACCCTGAAGACGACAGGCAACTGCTGCAATCGGTCGGGAAAGCCGGCAATGTGGCGCTGGCCGGGCTGATGGAGAAAACCGCCACCATGCAGGGAGAGGGAATGGACGCGGTTACCGGCGAAACGGTGCGCTTCCGCTTTCCCTTCGGCGGGCTGAGGGAGGCCGCCCTGCTGTGCGCGTTTCCAAACACCGAGGCTTTCGTTGACAGGGACGGGCATCTGCGCAGGATGATGATATTTGACAACCGCGCCGGCTACAGCGCCGCGCCCGGCTCCGGCTACGGCTACTGGCAGGGAAAGCCCATAGCCTCGCTGGCGGCGGGAGCCTACAGCGCGCTGACCGGAACGAAACTGGAAGACGTGCAGTCGCTTTTCCCCGAAAACATTTACCGGCTGAACCTGGCGCAGGTGATGCTGCGCAAAAAATCCCCCGGCAGGCCCGGCGCGGCAGAAGACGCCAAACAGGTCAAATCGCTTTACCCGCAGATTTCAATAGTGGACATACTGGACGGCGCGCTCTCCGACGGGGAAAAGGCGCTTATAAAAGACGGCGCGGTCTTCGTGGCCTCCACCAGCATGGGCGCATACGACCATTACTCCGGTCCCTACGGCGACAAGGTGCCCGGGGTGATGTTCCACGCCAATCTGCTGGACAACATGCTCAACAAAAACTGGATGCGCCCCGCGCCGGCTTATGTCTCCTTCGCGGCGATGATTGCGCTTTTGTGGGCGTCGCTTGTCGCATTCAACCTGCCGCTGATATGGGGCGCGGTTTTTACGGTTGCGCTGGCGGCATTGTGGGCCGTGATTTATGCCGTAGTTTTCATGGGCGGCGGGCTGCTGGCCATGGTTATGCCGGAGACCGGTATTGCGGCGGGGTTTGCGGCGGTTACATTCTACCGCGTGGTGGTGGAAGGCAAGGAAAAACGCTGGATAAAGGGCACCTTCGGGCAATACCTCTCGCCCAAGGTGGTGGAAATCATCATCAAGGACCCGGCCAGGCTCAAGCTGGGCGGCGAAAAGCGCGAGATGACGATTTTCTTTCTGGACATAGCGCATTTCACCTCCATATCAGAGAAAATGGACCCGGAGGCGCTGCCGGTTTTCCTCAACCGCTATCTGTCTGCATTCACGGATATAATCCTGGAAAACGACGGCGTGGTGGATAAATACATAGGCGACTGCATCATGGCCTTCTGGAACGCGCCGCTGGACCTGCCGCAGCACCAGTACTACGGCTGCCTGTCCGCGGTGCAGTGCATAAAGGCCATAGAGGAACTCAATAAAAACCTGCCCCCCGGCCTGCCGGAGACGCCAGCCATCAGAATCGGCCTCAACTCCGGCTTTGTGAAGGTGGGAAATTTCGGCTCCAGCACCAGATTTTCATACACGGTGATAGGCGACGAGGTGAACCTGGCCTCGCGGCTGGAGGGGGCCAACAAATTTTTCTCCAGCCGGATTCTGGTCAGCGAGGCTACGTATCTGCCAGCCAAAGACCGCATAGTGGCGCGCGAACTGGGGCGGGTGCGCGTGGTGGGCAAAAACGCGCCGATACGGGTCTACGAGCCGCTGGCCACCGCCAAAGAGCAAACGCCGGACATTGTTTCTCTGGCCGAGGCATGCAACCTGGGCGCGGAGAAATTCGCTGCAGGGAATTTCGGCGCGGCGGCCAAGTCTTATCTGGACGCGCTGGCCATAGCGCCGCACGACGCCGCAGCCAAACGGCAGATGGAGCGCGCGCTGGATTACAAAAAAAGCGGCCCGCCCCCGGACTGGGACGGGGTGTTCAACCTGACCTCCAAATAA
- a CDS encoding DUF3307 domain-containing protein gives MIIFWRLMLAHMLGDFTLQFDAVAEAKRKTWWGMFIHTGTHFVLALALSWNYLGQDWVSFGGVKLGGWAALGCMFLIHHLQDEWRIFAIRNYKTADGTIHFLWDQFVHTAAIFVFSPVIGFYTDGSIFPEKWVILGILAVFVTHFATVLVYFVEKDFYNSQFPGFDEKYFTMLQRFVLCMFFLIPGWQWLPYFGLWGGYMVYLWRQRFIDFGKAGVYVGTALALAAGIMARRVFHV, from the coding sequence ATGATTATATTCTGGCGGCTGATGCTGGCGCACATGCTGGGGGATTTCACCCTCCAGTTTGACGCCGTGGCCGAGGCAAAGCGCAAAACCTGGTGGGGGATGTTCATACACACCGGCACGCATTTCGTGCTGGCGCTGGCGTTGTCTTGGAATTATCTGGGACAGGACTGGGTCAGCTTCGGCGGGGTGAAGCTGGGCGGCTGGGCGGCGCTGGGCTGCATGTTCCTCATCCACCATCTGCAGGACGAATGGCGCATATTCGCCATACGCAACTACAAAACCGCAGACGGGACCATTCATTTCCTGTGGGACCAGTTCGTGCACACGGCGGCAATATTCGTGTTTTCGCCCGTCATAGGCTTTTATACCGACGGCAGCATTTTCCCCGAGAAATGGGTGATATTGGGCATACTGGCGGTGTTTGTAACGCATTTTGCCACGGTGCTGGTGTATTTCGTGGAGAAGGATTTCTACAACTCGCAGTTTCCGGGCTTTGACGAGAAATACTTCACCATGCTCCAGCGCTTTGTGCTGTGCATGTTTTTCCTTATCCCCGGCTGGCAGTGGCTGCCGTATTTCGGGCTGTGGGGCGGCTACATGGTCTATCTGTGGCGGCAGCGGTTTATAGATTTCGGAAAGGCGGGCGTCTATGTGGGCACCGCGCTGGCGCTGGCGGCTGGAATTATGGCAAGGCGGGTTTTCCATGTCTGA
- a CDS encoding 3'-5' exonuclease: protein MSDMPAGRAVFAFVDIETTGCVYTRGDRICEVAVLLWQNGRELDSYNPLINPARSIPPDVTAKCHGITDDMVRAMPRFEAVAQRLEQMISGADAVVCHNADFDVPFMAYEFLRAGLRFPPVAILDTLKLARKHGNFKSNRLGNIALELGYSPEGWHRALNDVKMTQRVFAHFVKQFSAEKEVTLAELAQYQTGGRKHAKTL from the coding sequence ATGTCTGACATGCCGGCGGGCAGGGCGGTTTTCGCCTTCGTTGACATAGAAACCACCGGCTGCGTCTACACCCGGGGCGACAGAATATGCGAGGTCGCCGTGCTGCTGTGGCAGAACGGCAGGGAGCTGGACTCCTACAACCCGCTGATAAACCCCGCAAGGTCCATACCGCCGGATGTTACCGCCAAATGCCACGGCATAACAGACGACATGGTGCGCGCCATGCCGCGTTTTGAGGCGGTGGCCCAACGGCTGGAGCAGATGATTTCCGGCGCGGACGCCGTGGTCTGCCACAACGCGGATTTTGATGTGCCGTTTATGGCGTACGAGTTCCTGCGCGCGGGGCTGCGGTTTCCGCCCGTGGCGATTCTGGACACGCTCAAACTCGCGCGCAAGCACGGAAATTTCAAAAGCAACCGGCTGGGCAATATCGCGCTGGAACTGGGATATTCGCCCGAAGGCTGGCACCGCGCGCTAAACGACGTTAAAATGACGCAGCGGGTCTTTGCGCATTTCGTGAAGCAGTTTTCGGCGGAAAAGGAAGTAACTTTAGCGGAGCTGGCGCAATACCAGACCGGCGGGAGAAAACATGCCAAAACCCTTTGA
- the hutH gene encoding histidine ammonia-lyase, with the protein MPKPFELGGECSLMDLYEVAAGGRKTTLPRAAAEKMGATRKAMMDYVAKAGAVYGVNTGFGELAARRIPGERCRQLQLNLIRSHACGAGEPMRDDEIRGLMFLRANELARGRSGTRPDAARQLAEFLNRGIIPYVPSRGSVGASGDLAPSAHIALALIGEGTAKTGPNGKWADTAGILSKAGISPLRLEEKEGLALINGTQAMQSVGGIALLESLNVWHAATGAAALSAEALKATPAPFDEDVVALKPYPGQSETAAILRALMDGSEIRKSHLTGDPRVQDPYSIRCIPQVHGAALDALVHACSITETEMKSATDNPVLIWKDEKDFSDLRLASGGNFHGEPLSLAFDYACCAMTALGNICERRIFQLVSDPNRILPPFLAKDSGVESGWMITQYTAASLASENKTLAHPASADSIPTSGSKEDFVSMGMWAAIKLGKVTENAARIAAIELLAAAQALEFHKPLKPGKGAQELYAAIRETAPALECDAPLGDAIETLANVILDGEVAGN; encoded by the coding sequence ATGCCAAAACCCTTTGAGCTCGGCGGCGAATGCAGCCTGATGGATTTATACGAAGTGGCGGCGGGGGGGAGAAAAACAACCCTCCCCCGCGCCGCGGCGGAAAAAATGGGCGCCACCCGCAAAGCGATGATGGATTATGTCGCCAAGGCCGGCGCGGTATACGGCGTCAACACCGGCTTTGGCGAGCTGGCCGCGCGCCGCATCCCCGGCGAGCGGTGCAGGCAGCTTCAGCTTAATCTGATCCGCAGCCACGCCTGCGGCGCGGGCGAACCCATGCGCGACGACGAAATCCGCGGCCTGATGTTTTTGCGCGCCAACGAGCTGGCGCGCGGGCGCAGCGGCACAAGGCCGGACGCGGCGCGGCAGCTGGCGGAATTTCTCAACAGGGGAATCATCCCGTATGTGCCGTCGCGCGGCTCGGTGGGCGCGTCGGGGGATTTGGCGCCTTCGGCGCATATCGCGCTTGCGCTTATAGGCGAGGGAACCGCCAAAACCGGGCCCAACGGCAAATGGGCCGACACGGCGGGCATTCTCTCCAAAGCCGGAATATCGCCGCTGCGGCTTGAGGAAAAAGAGGGGCTTGCGCTTATAAACGGCACGCAGGCCATGCAGTCTGTGGGCGGCATCGCGCTGCTTGAGTCGCTAAACGTCTGGCACGCCGCCACGGGGGCCGCCGCGCTTTCCGCGGAGGCGCTCAAGGCCACGCCCGCGCCTTTTGACGAAGATGTTGTCGCGCTGAAACCCTATCCGGGCCAGTCGGAAACCGCCGCCATTCTGCGCGCCCTGATGGACGGCAGCGAAATACGCAAATCCCATCTTACCGGCGACCCGCGCGTGCAGGACCCATACAGCATCCGCTGCATCCCGCAGGTGCACGGCGCCGCGCTGGACGCGCTTGTCCATGCCTGCTCAATCACCGAAACCGAGATGAAATCGGCCACCGACAATCCCGTGCTTATATGGAAGGATGAAAAGGATTTCTCGGACCTGCGGCTTGCCAGCGGCGGCAATTTCCACGGCGAGCCGCTGTCTTTGGCCTTTGATTACGCCTGCTGCGCGATGACCGCGCTTGGCAATATCTGCGAGCGCAGGATTTTCCAGCTTGTAAGCGACCCCAACCGCATACTGCCGCCTTTTCTGGCAAAAGATTCCGGCGTGGAATCCGGCTGGATGATAACGCAGTACACGGCGGCCAGCCTGGCCTCGGAAAACAAGACGCTGGCGCACCCGGCCTCTGCCGATTCCATACCGACCTCCGGCAGCAAGGAGGATTTCGTCAGCATGGGCATGTGGGCGGCCATAAAGCTGGGCAAAGTAACGGAAAACGCGGCGCGCATCGCCGCCATAGAGCTGTTGGCCGCGGCGCAGGCGCTGGAATTCCACAAACCGCTGAAACCCGGCAAAGGCGCGCAGGAACTCTACGCCGCAATCCGCGAAACCGCTCCCGCGCTTGAATGCGACGCCCCGCTGGGCGACGCCATAGAAACGCTGGCAAACGTCATTCTGGACGGCGAAGTTGCCGGGAATTAA
- a CDS encoding AAA family ATPase, with amino-acid sequence MKNTSSAPSPNQAGDSVFIERVALKNYKSIKECDVKLGPLTFLIGPNGAGKSNFIDAIGFVADSLKHTLEHALRDRGGITGVKRISIGHPTYFGIRLDWKLPNSSGKYSFLISTSKKTGFSVQREECHIEHSEPFFGSTATFYRIEDGKLIDHSSDLKVLPIAVDDRLYLMSASGLPEFRPIYNALSNMGFYNLNPDEIREFQPPDVGEILKRDGANLASVLDTLHRENKDAHDQIIEFLSKVVPGITAVSVKRMGKKEILEFSQSVGKKVNPWKFLAENMSDGTLRALGILTALFQTSKSTKVPFIGIEEPEVALHPGAAGVLRDSLRAASRSTQIAVTSHSPDLLDDKDISDSQILAVSNNNGETAIGPMGQADRESVRKRLYTVGELMRISPIEPDMSEHETIKQLDLFTDIKP; translated from the coding sequence ATGAAAAATACCTCATCAGCGCCATCGCCCAACCAGGCCGGCGACTCTGTTTTCATAGAACGTGTCGCCCTGAAAAATTACAAAAGCATCAAAGAATGCGACGTAAAACTCGGCCCGCTGACTTTTCTCATCGGCCCCAACGGCGCGGGCAAAAGCAATTTCATAGACGCCATCGGCTTCGTCGCCGACTCGCTGAAACATACGTTGGAACACGCACTACGCGACCGCGGCGGCATAACCGGAGTAAAACGCATATCCATTGGACATCCAACCTATTTTGGGATCCGGTTGGATTGGAAATTGCCCAACTCATCCGGTAAATACTCATTTCTCATAAGCACGAGCAAGAAAACCGGGTTTTCTGTACAGCGTGAAGAGTGTCACATTGAACATAGCGAACCTTTTTTTGGCTCTACCGCAACCTTCTATAGGATTGAAGATGGCAAGCTCATAGACCACAGCAGCGATCTAAAGGTATTGCCCATTGCTGTTGATGACCGGCTATATCTGATGTCAGCATCAGGTCTGCCAGAGTTCAGACCGATTTACAATGCTTTATCCAACATGGGTTTTTACAATCTAAATCCTGACGAAATACGAGAATTTCAGCCGCCAGATGTCGGGGAAATTCTAAAACGCGACGGCGCCAACCTTGCCAGCGTCTTGGATACTTTGCACAGAGAAAACAAAGACGCGCATGACCAAATAATTGAATTCCTGTCCAAAGTAGTGCCTGGTATCACAGCCGTTTCAGTAAAACGCATGGGGAAAAAAGAAATTCTGGAATTTTCTCAATCTGTGGGGAAAAAAGTAAATCCGTGGAAATTTCTGGCAGAAAACATGTCGGATGGGACATTGCGCGCGCTGGGTATATTGACCGCTCTGTTTCAAACTTCCAAATCCACAAAAGTTCCTTTCATCGGTATTGAGGAGCCGGAGGTCGCATTGCATCCCGGCGCGGCGGGAGTCTTGCGCGACAGTCTCCGTGCGGCATCACGAAGTACTCAAATCGCAGTTACAAGCCACAGCCCTGATTTGCTGGACGACAAAGACATTTCCGATTCCCAGATATTGGCGGTCTCCAATAATAATGGAGAAACCGCAATAGGTCCAATGGGGCAGGCAGATAGAGAAAGTGTTAGAAAACGCCTCTATACAGTGGGAGAACTCATGCGTATTAGCCCAATTGAACCTGATATGTCTGAACATGAAACTATCAAGCAACTCGATTTATTCACGGACATCAAACCATGA
- a CDS encoding DUF4276 family protein, whose amino-acid sequence MIKIAALVEGHGECDAVPVLIRRIALGIDPGFVPKIFPLKFPSNQLRNAIERSVELAARKLQRQGGIVIIIDCDDGCPRNEGPALLSRAQKACSDMPISVILAKKEFEAWFIASAESLRGKRGLSQHMKAPESPEEIRGAKEWLSAEMPRNKPYSETTHQSAFAECFDMQLARRRSDSFDKCYRDIEGMLRRLGGY is encoded by the coding sequence ATGATAAAAATAGCCGCATTAGTGGAAGGGCATGGGGAATGCGATGCTGTTCCTGTTCTAATCCGAAGAATAGCGTTAGGAATTGATCCCGGCTTTGTGCCTAAAATATTTCCGCTGAAATTCCCCTCCAATCAGTTGCGCAATGCAATTGAACGATCTGTTGAGCTTGCCGCCCGCAAGTTGCAGCGTCAAGGCGGCATTGTCATAATCATAGATTGCGACGACGGTTGTCCAAGGAATGAAGGTCCTGCATTGCTGAGCCGAGCGCAGAAAGCTTGCTCCGATATGCCAATTTCCGTTATCCTGGCAAAAAAAGAATTTGAAGCATGGTTTATTGCGTCGGCAGAATCGCTTCGCGGAAAACGCGGACTTTCGCAACACATGAAAGCGCCCGAATCACCAGAAGAAATCAGAGGGGCAAAGGAGTGGCTCAGTGCTGAAATGCCGCGCAATAAGCCATACAGTGAAACCACTCACCAATCAGCATTCGCCGAATGTTTTGATATGCAACTCGCGCGGCGGCGTTCCGATTCTTTTGACAAATGCTACAGAGATATTGAAGGAATGTTGCGCCGGTTAGGAGGATACTGA